The following proteins are co-located in the Micromonospora viridifaciens genome:
- a CDS encoding GNAT family N-acetyltransferase, with protein MGDQHADAVLDIYRLGIATGHATFETEPPTWGRFTATRLPDHRWVAVDSAGRVLGWVACSAVSDRCVYAGVVEHSVYVHPDARGRGVGRLLLDSLIASTEQAGIWTIQSGIFPENTASLALHTACGFRTVGTRERVGRHHSTWRDVTLIERRSPTVV; from the coding sequence ATGGGCGACCAGCACGCCGATGCCGTGCTCGACATCTACCGGCTCGGCATCGCAACGGGCCACGCCACCTTCGAAACGGAGCCACCGACCTGGGGGCGGTTCACCGCGACCCGGCTGCCTGACCATCGTTGGGTGGCTGTCGACTCCGCCGGCCGGGTTCTCGGCTGGGTGGCCTGCTCGGCCGTGTCCGACCGGTGCGTCTACGCCGGGGTGGTCGAGCACTCCGTCTACGTCCACCCCGACGCCCGCGGCCGAGGAGTCGGCCGGCTCCTGCTCGACTCCCTGATCGCCTCCACCGAGCAGGCCGGCATCTGGACCATCCAGTCCGGCATTTTCCCCGAGAACACCGCCAGCCTCGCCCTACACACCGCCTGCGGCTTCCGCACCGTCGGCACACGCGAACGCGTCGGCCGCCACCACAGCACCTGGCGCGACGTCACCCTCATCGAACGCCGCAGCCCCACCGTCGTCTGA
- a CDS encoding ArsR/SmtB family transcription factor: MSKQALPVVDLNAVACCSPIAASPMDADQAAVVAPMFKALGDPIRLRLMSMIASVPEICVCDLTPAFDLSGPTISHHLKLLREAGLVDSERRGTWVWYRVKPEAFRQLGALLEISTTPAAGGTA; encoded by the coding sequence ATGTCGAAACAAGCGCTGCCGGTGGTGGACCTCAACGCGGTCGCCTGCTGCTCCCCCATCGCCGCTAGCCCGATGGACGCCGACCAGGCGGCGGTGGTCGCACCGATGTTCAAAGCCTTGGGTGACCCGATCCGGCTGCGGCTGATGTCGATGATCGCTTCAGTGCCGGAAATCTGCGTCTGCGACCTGACCCCGGCGTTCGACCTGTCCGGGCCGACCATCTCCCACCACCTCAAGCTGCTGCGCGAAGCCGGCCTGGTCGACTCCGAGCGTCGCGGCACCTGGGTCTGGTACCGGGTCAAGCCGGAGGCGTTCCGTCAGCTCGGCGCGCTCCTGGAAATCTCCACCACCCCGGCCGCCGGCGGCACCGCGTGA
- a CDS encoding ArsI/CadI family heavy metal resistance metalloenzyme — protein sequence MSRVQLALRVSDLEGSVAFYSKLFGVEPAKRRPGYANFAVENPPLKLVLLEGEADQPTVMDHLGVEVFSTDEVNAATQRLTDSGLITLEENNTECCYALQDKVWVRGPGNEPWEVYTVKADSPQLEKTAESACCTPAAETEAATSGTASSCC from the coding sequence ATGTCCCGTGTCCAGCTCGCTCTGCGCGTGTCCGACCTTGAAGGCTCGGTGGCCTTCTACTCGAAGCTGTTCGGCGTCGAGCCGGCCAAGCGTCGCCCTGGCTACGCCAACTTCGCCGTCGAGAACCCGCCCCTGAAGCTCGTCCTCCTTGAGGGCGAGGCCGACCAGCCGACGGTCATGGACCACCTGGGCGTCGAGGTGTTCAGCACCGACGAGGTCAACGCCGCCACCCAGCGCCTCACCGACTCCGGCCTGATCACGCTGGAGGAGAACAACACCGAGTGCTGCTACGCCCTCCAGGACAAGGTCTGGGTACGCGGCCCCGGCAACGAGCCCTGGGAGGTCTACACCGTCAAGGCCGACTCCCCGCAGTTGGAGAAGACCGCCGAGAGCGCCTGCTGCACCCCGGCGGCCGAGACGGAAGCCGCAACCAGCGGAACCGCGTCAAGCTGCTGCTGA
- a CDS encoding AbrB/MazE/SpoVT family DNA-binding domain-containing protein, protein MTAQQLLHPLGWEPGRRLDIQPHEGMLVVGSAHDGRHQIGSRGELPLPAPARRMCGIKPGQPVLLAALVTHDLLVVHPAGTVIRLLADLHTRLAGAGHVR, encoded by the coding sequence GTGACCGCGCAACAGCTCCTGCACCCGTTGGGCTGGGAGCCAGGCCGCCGCCTCGACATCCAGCCACATGAGGGAATGCTCGTCGTCGGCTCGGCCCACGACGGACGACACCAGATCGGCAGCCGCGGTGAGCTGCCCCTACCGGCACCTGCCCGGCGAATGTGTGGAATCAAGCCAGGCCAGCCGGTGCTGCTCGCCGCTCTCGTCACCCACGACCTGCTCGTCGTGCACCCCGCCGGCACCGTCATCCGCCTCCTCGCCGATCTACACACTCGACTTGCGGGAGCCGGACATGTCCGCTGA
- a CDS encoding tyrosine-type recombinase/integrase, with protein MSADATIVAAAWQVLAHLGVTLTDLRSHTDGPAALPTVAEYLPRVIAAAGPGAQRTYGTYWQRMAAAWGDRPLDAVAASDVEAMKQQMTTTARSRRNSRNGRHAGEHVIAAARAFYSRAVADGLIDASASPAHRVAKPRRVPSTRRALIPKELEEINAVGRTSGNDVILDALLLRLHTETACRRGGALALRLVDLDRTNGLVRLTEKNGVVRWQPITLDLAEHLYEHAQARGAVRPTDRLLRYRNGQPISSRRYDHLWKRIGERLPWVATQGISTHWLRHTTLTWVERNFGYGIARAYAGHTDSPGSSTTTYIKADLHDVADALSAMTGQPHPFASTSETPNGPATDTLP; from the coding sequence ATGTCCGCTGACGCCACCATCGTCGCCGCTGCGTGGCAGGTCCTGGCTCACCTCGGCGTCACCCTGACCGACCTCCGATCCCACACCGACGGCCCCGCCGCCCTGCCGACGGTCGCCGAGTACCTGCCTCGCGTCATCGCCGCAGCGGGCCCCGGCGCCCAACGCACCTACGGCACCTACTGGCAGCGCATGGCCGCCGCGTGGGGCGACCGACCGTTGGACGCGGTCGCGGCCAGCGACGTCGAGGCCATGAAACAGCAGATGACCACCACTGCGCGGTCGCGGCGTAACAGCCGCAACGGCCGGCACGCGGGCGAGCATGTCATCGCCGCCGCTCGCGCCTTCTACTCCCGGGCCGTCGCAGACGGCCTGATCGACGCCTCGGCCAGTCCCGCCCACCGCGTCGCCAAACCACGCCGCGTGCCCAGCACCCGCCGTGCGTTGATACCGAAGGAGTTGGAGGAGATCAACGCGGTGGGGCGCACCAGCGGCAACGACGTCATCCTCGATGCCCTCCTGCTACGCCTGCACACCGAGACCGCCTGCCGGCGCGGCGGCGCCCTCGCCCTGCGACTCGTCGACCTGGACCGCACCAACGGGCTCGTGCGCCTGACCGAGAAGAACGGCGTCGTGCGGTGGCAGCCAATCACCCTTGACCTCGCGGAACACCTTTACGAGCACGCCCAGGCCCGCGGTGCCGTCCGGCCCACCGATCGGCTGCTGCGCTACCGCAATGGTCAGCCGATCAGCAGCCGCCGCTACGACCACCTTTGGAAACGCATCGGCGAACGCCTGCCCTGGGTCGCCACCCAAGGCATCTCCACCCACTGGTTGCGGCACACCACGCTGACCTGGGTGGAACGCAACTTCGGCTACGGGATAGCCCGCGCCTACGCCGGTCACACCGACAGCCCAGGATCGTCCACCACCACCTACATCAAAGCTGACCTTCACGACGTGGCCGACGCGCTGTCGGCGATGACCGGACAGCCACACCCGTTCGCCAGTACGAGCGAGACCCCCAACGGACCGGCGACAGATACCCTGCCCTGA
- a CDS encoding recombinase family protein, producing MQYTPELDGTDLLGWWIRQPNQRGRQRERRPTAANPSGIRFAFYGRMSTIDFQDRASSCRWQRNYAEDLVAGHGRIVVEFFDEGVSRRVAWPDRPQAARLLAALADPARGFDAIVVGEYERAFHGQQLEQLTPTLLRHGVQLWLPETYGPVDFDNSRQLALLDLLGVHSQREVSRARHRTTAAMRAQAELQGRHLGGRPPYGYRLVDAGPHPNRAHAAWGRRLHRLEPDPATAPWVRWIFEQRLAGRSVASIARALNDAGVPCPSGADPARNRHRSGQRWMLTTVAAILANPRYTGRQVWNRQRTDHDGIEPDGTITRHHEVQRWNAAPHWVISRQIAHPPLVSEEQFVAAQAIHTAPTPADGAPRHYLLAGLVCCAICGRTMDSHWVHGRPGYRCRHGHTSSRTTASPRPKTLYIREDHLLDRIRHDRRLHRHHPALRSPDPDKIATHLRTNNMIIVGDHHTWTIEAETATYTLNPAGGILATTAKIPAQRDGDHAKHEKLSRFVWK from the coding sequence ATGCAGTACACGCCGGAACTCGACGGCACCGACCTGCTTGGCTGGTGGATACGGCAGCCGAACCAGCGAGGCCGTCAGCGGGAGCGGCGCCCGACAGCAGCAAATCCATCCGGCATCCGGTTCGCGTTCTACGGGCGGATGTCCACCATCGACTTCCAGGATCGAGCGTCGTCGTGCCGGTGGCAGCGCAACTATGCCGAGGACCTGGTCGCCGGTCATGGTCGGATAGTGGTCGAGTTCTTCGACGAGGGTGTCTCCCGCAGGGTGGCGTGGCCGGACCGGCCGCAGGCGGCACGGCTACTCGCCGCCCTGGCGGACCCGGCTCGCGGGTTCGACGCGATCGTCGTGGGCGAGTACGAACGCGCCTTCCACGGCCAGCAACTCGAACAGCTCACCCCCACCCTCCTCAGACACGGCGTGCAGCTGTGGCTTCCGGAGACCTATGGCCCGGTGGACTTCGACAACTCGCGACAGCTGGCGTTGCTGGACCTACTGGGCGTGCACTCCCAGCGGGAGGTGTCCCGGGCCCGGCACCGCACCACCGCGGCCATGCGCGCCCAAGCCGAACTCCAAGGCCGGCACCTCGGCGGCCGGCCACCCTACGGCTACCGGTTGGTCGACGCCGGCCCTCATCCGAACCGCGCCCACGCCGCCTGGGGACGACGCCTGCACCGCCTGGAACCCGACCCGGCCACCGCACCCTGGGTGAGGTGGATCTTCGAGCAGCGGCTCGCCGGCCGCAGCGTGGCCAGCATCGCCCGCGCCCTGAACGACGCCGGCGTGCCGTGTCCGTCCGGCGCCGACCCGGCACGTAACCGGCACCGCAGCGGCCAACGCTGGATGCTGACCACCGTCGCGGCGATCCTGGCCAACCCCCGCTACACCGGCCGACAGGTGTGGAACCGGCAACGCACCGACCACGACGGCATCGAGCCCGACGGCACCATCACCCGACACCACGAGGTCCAGCGCTGGAACGCCGCCCCGCACTGGGTCATCTCCCGCCAGATCGCTCACCCGCCGCTGGTGAGCGAGGAGCAGTTCGTCGCGGCCCAAGCCATTCACACCGCGCCCACCCCCGCTGACGGCGCTCCCCGCCACTACCTCCTGGCCGGCCTCGTATGCTGCGCCATCTGCGGCCGCACCATGGACTCCCACTGGGTCCACGGCCGTCCCGGCTACCGATGCCGCCACGGCCACACCAGCAGCCGCACCACGGCCTCTCCCCGACCGAAGACCCTCTACATCCGGGAAGACCACCTCCTCGACCGCATCCGACACGACCGCCGGCTGCACCGCCACCACCCCGCGCTGCGCAGCCCCGACCCGGACAAGATCGCCACCCACCTCCGCACCAACAACATGATCATCGTGGGCGACCACCACACCTGGACCATCGAAGCCGAGACCGCGACCTACACGCTCAACCCTGCGGGAGGCATCCTCGCTACCACAGCAAAAATCCCCGCCCAACGGGACGGGGATCACGCAAAACACGAGAAACTATCACGCTTCGTGTGGAAATAA
- a CDS encoding DUF5994 family protein codes for MTPSTNALAPPSPPSTPRLRIEPTRAARTLLDGGWWPRSTNPLAELPGLVLAIDLLHGPIVRLLLNTETWDGNPRRLTIGGRVLRLGYFTSQPASLLTAICLNEARVDLLVVPPDTPADLAEAAMARAATAGNIVHTPQLLTAAAHDVRGDGRQQGLAHLGGGGGRLRTAPGDPAAVASRIADAGPAGHSAPTEPAPPPTQRRTGNLPTIATEEQIMTIARHTIVSALRRRGQHTRADWVERELPEQVDTTRHAGLLATLRLDPAELDESTAR; via the coding sequence GTGACGCCATCGACCAATGCCCTCGCTCCCCCTTCGCCGCCGTCAACGCCGCGCCTGCGGATCGAACCGACCCGGGCCGCGCGCACGCTGCTCGACGGCGGCTGGTGGCCCCGCTCGACAAATCCGCTCGCGGAGCTGCCCGGCCTCGTCCTCGCCATCGACCTGCTGCACGGGCCGATCGTCCGGCTGCTTCTCAACACCGAGACCTGGGACGGCAACCCACGCCGCCTGACCATCGGCGGCAGGGTGCTGCGCTTGGGCTACTTCACCAGTCAGCCCGCCAGCCTGCTGACCGCCATCTGCCTCAACGAGGCTCGGGTCGACCTGCTGGTCGTCCCGCCGGATACCCCGGCCGACCTGGCCGAGGCGGCGATGGCGCGCGCCGCCACCGCCGGCAACATTGTCCATACTCCGCAGCTGCTCACCGCCGCCGCGCACGATGTCCGAGGCGACGGCCGACAGCAGGGGCTGGCACACCTGGGAGGGGGTGGCGGCCGTCTCCGCACCGCCCCCGGCGACCCTGCCGCGGTCGCTTCCCGCATAGCCGACGCTGGACCCGCCGGACACTCTGCGCCAACCGAACCGGCGCCCCCGCCGACGCAGCGAAGGACCGGCAATCTTCCCACCATCGCCACCGAGGAGCAGATCATGACAATCGCCCGGCACACGATCGTCTCCGCGCTGCGTCGGCGCGGCCAGCACACCAGGGCCGACTGGGTCGAGCGGGAGCTGCCGGAGCAGGTCGACACCACCCGGCACGCCGGGCTGCTCGCGACCCTGCGTCTCGACCCCGCCGAGCTCGACGAGTCGACAGCTCGGTGA